From one Magnetococcales bacterium genomic stretch:
- a CDS encoding SUMF1/EgtB/PvdO family nonheme iron enzyme, with the protein ASPNLGLYDMAGNVWEWTCSDYGPYSEKNYANCSKGGSGRVVRGGSCYDGPALVRSANRVNISPDGRGLSLGFRLSRTGP; encoded by the coding sequence CCGCCAGTCCCAATCTCGGGCTGTATGACATGGCTGGAAATGTCTGGGAGTGGACTTGTTCAGATTATGGACCTTACTCGGAGAAGAATTATGCCAATTGCAGTAAAGGGGGCTCCGGCCGGGTGGTTCGGGGCGGCAGCTGCTACGACGGCCCGGCCCTCGTCCGCTCCGCCAATCGCGTCAACATCTCGCCCGACGGCCGGGGCCTCAGCCTGGGCTTCCGCCTTTCGAGGACTGGCCCTTGA